From one Humulus lupulus chromosome 8, drHumLupu1.1, whole genome shotgun sequence genomic stretch:
- the LOC133793861 gene encoding uncharacterized protein LOC133793861, which translates to MVRFNTEEEEEDNDEAEDEEVEIEEEYQKKNEKADQKSTLVEPEKTTIFSKYDTLFFDIQNQLEGKSCKSNNFIGSARPNSWTAEEITHAKTILKQCLDIDLDNVIQLGRDFELKKLLSILLNSNAFPENTVDEMTTFIANFVQSCEQYEVAKKDLREVQEKEKTIEDLKTDMKQLLSSDFLPIRTQGEVVDHEIAELERQLTERKAKKARLSKMLEDLAGRAATSKQTLDNAEQDHEKSCVPKKEQAEKVIGDMKRSWDSLKLNYSNMLL; encoded by the exons GTAAGGTTCAatactgaagaagaagaagaagacaacgATGAAGCAGAAGACGAGGAAGTAGAAATTGAAGAAGaatatcaaaagaaaaatgaaaaagcTGATCAG AAGTCAACTTTGGTAGAGCCAGAAAAAACTACTATTTTTTCTAAATACGACACTTTGTTTTTTGACATTCAAAATCAATTGGAAGGAAAGAGTTGTAAGTCGAACAACTTTATAGGCAGCGCCCGCCCTAATTCATGGACCGCTGAGGAGATTACCCATGCAAAAACTATCTTAAAACAATGCCTGGATATTGATCTTGATAACGTCATCCAATTGGGTAGAGATTTCGAGCTCAAGAAATTACTTTCGATCTTGCTAAATAGCAATGCCTTTCCCGAGAACACGGTAGATGAGATGACAACGTTTATTGCTAACTTTGTTCAAAGTTGTGAGCAATATGAAGTAGCAAAAAAAGACTTAAGAGAGGTCCAAGAGAAGGAAAAGACAATAGAAGATCTTAAAACAGATATGAAGCAATTATTATCTTCTGACTTTTTGCCAATAAGGACTCAAGGGGAGGTTGTTGATCATGAAATAGCTGAGCTCGAAAGACAGCTGACCGAAAGGAAGGCAAAGAAGGCACGTCTCAGTAAGATGCTTGAAGATTTGGCTGGTCGAGCAGCAACCTCAAAGCAGACATTGGACAATGCCGAACAGGATCATGAGAAGTCTTGTGTGCCTAAGAAAGAACAGGCAGAGAAGGTAATTGGTGACATGAAAAGGTCTTGGGACTCTTTGAAACTTAATTATTCTAATATGCTTTTGTAA